From the genome of Mucispirillum schaedleri ASF457:
ATAAAAAAAATATATGGGTTCAAATTGATGATATAAAATAATATAAGGATAATTTACTTTCTATAATAACACACAGCTGGTTGAATATTTTATCCAGCTGTGTATTAATCTTATTATAATTCTTATGCAAAAATTTCTTTCAGTATAAATATGATAGAAAGCACAAGCATAGTTTTTGATATTTCTTTATATCTGCCTGTGCCTGCTTTAATTATTACATAAGCTAATATAGAAAGCTCAATACCCATAGCTATATTATATGTAAGCGGTGTCATTATAACAGCGATAACGGCAGGTGCAAGCTCTGTCCAGTCTTTAAAATTGATTTTTTCAACAACAGAAAACATTAATATACCTACAAAAATTAATGCAGGAGCAGTTGCAGCACTTGGCACTATTTGTATTAAGGGAGAGAAAAACATAGCAAATATAAATAAAAGCCCTATGATAACAGCAGTTAAACCAGTTCTGCCGCCAGATTCTACCCCTGTAATACTTTCAATATATGCTCCAACTGTGCTTACACCAAAAATACTGCCAGCTGTTGAGCCAAGTGCATCTGCCATAAATGCTTTTTTAGCTCTTAACATATTGCCTTTTTCATCTACAAAGCCGGCACGCTGTGCAACACCCATTAATGTGCCAATTGTATCAAATACTGCCATAAAAAGCATAGTAAATACAGCCATTAAAAAATTTGAATTTAATATATTTGAAAAATCCATCTGAAAAAATACAGGTGCAGCAGATGGCGGAACAGAAACTATCCCATCAGGCATTTTTGTAAGCCCTAATGGTATGCTGATTATTGTTACAACAACAATGCTTATTAATATTGCACCAGTTACCTTTCTTATATGAAGTATTATCATAAGCAGAAGACCAAATATAGAAAGAAGCATATTTATATTGTGGAAATCTCCATAAGTTACAAGTGTTGCATCATTATTAACTATGATGCCTGCACTTTGCAGACCTATAAACATTAAAAATATTCCAATACCTGCAGGTATCCCCATTTTTAAAGAAATAGGGATAGCATCCATAATTAATTCCCTTATTCTTCCCACTGTAATAAATATAAAAAGAACACCAACAATAAAAACAGCAGCCAAACCTTCCTGCCATGAAAGCCCCATAGATTTAACTATTACAAATGCAAAAAATACATTTGATGTCATACTTGTTGCAAGACCGATAGGATAGTTTGCATATAGTCCCATTAATATACTTGCAAAAGCAGCAGCTAAACATGTAGCTGTAATTAAAGCATCTCTAGGCATACCAGAATTTGACAGTATATCAGGATTTACAAAAATAATATAACTCATAGTCATAAATGTTGTAAGACCTGCAATGATTTCTCTTTTTACAGTGCTGCCTGAAAAAGTTATGCCAAAAAACTTATCTAACATAAATACCCCTTGAAAAAAATTATATAATCTCATAAGAATTCAGCACACATTATAACTATGCAGAATACTTTTATATTTGATAAATATGGTTAAATATCGCATATTTTTTAAATTTTACTTGTATTTAACCACATATTTTATATAGTATAATACTT
Proteins encoded in this window:
- a CDS encoding NCS2 family permease encodes the protein MLDKFFGITFSGSTVKREIIAGLTTFMTMSYIIFVNPDILSNSGMPRDALITATCLAAAFASILMGLYANYPIGLATSMTSNVFFAFVIVKSMGLSWQEGLAAVFIVGVLFIFITVGRIRELIMDAIPISLKMGIPAGIGIFLMFIGLQSAGIIVNNDATLVTYGDFHNINMLLSIFGLLLMIILHIRKVTGAILISIVVVTIISIPLGLTKMPDGIVSVPPSAAPVFFQMDFSNILNSNFLMAVFTMLFMAVFDTIGTLMGVAQRAGFVDEKGNMLRAKKAFMADALGSTAGSIFGVSTVGAYIESITGVESGGRTGLTAVIIGLLFIFAMFFSPLIQIVPSAATAPALIFVGILMFSVVEKINFKDWTELAPAVIAVIMTPLTYNIAMGIELSILAYVIIKAGTGRYKEISKTMLVLSIIFILKEIFA